The following are from one region of the Muntiacus reevesi chromosome 3, mMunRee1.1, whole genome shotgun sequence genome:
- the CCDC115 gene encoding coiled-coil domain-containing protein 115 isoform X2, translating to MASRDLRAELDFLLLQLLGDLEQLEAKRQALNARVEEGWLSLSKARYAMGAKSVGPLQYASHMEPQVRVYTSETQDGLQKFWMVRAGTQTPEEVGSREAALRRRKGLPRTPEQDSSPAPQNPLKWFGILVPHSLRQAQASFREGLQLAADMASLQSRINWGRSQLKELQEKLKQLEPRAP from the exons ATGGCTTCTCGGGATCTGCGGGCCGAGCTGGACTTTCTTCTCCTGCAGCTCCTCGGAGACCTGGAGCAACTGGAGGCGAAGCGGCAGGCGCTAAACGCCCGGGTGGAGGAG GGCTGGCTCTCGCTCTCCAAAGCGCGCTATGCCATGGGTGCCAAGTCAGTAGGGCCCCTGCAGTATGCCTCCCACATGGAGCCCCAGGTCCGCGTCTACACCAG CGAGACTCAGGACGGACTCCAGAAGTTCTGGATGGTGAGAGCCGGCACCCAGACTCCAGAGGAGGTGGGGTCCCGCGAGGCAG CTCTGCGCAGGCGCAAGGGTCTCCCAAGGACCCCAGAGCAAGActcctccccagctccccagAACCCTTTGAAATGGTTTGGAATCCTGGTTCCTCACAGTCTGCGACAAGCTCAAGCCAGCTTCCGGGAGG GTCTGCAGCTGGCTGCAGACATGGCCAGTCTTCAGAGCCGCATCAACTGGGGTCGAAGCCAGCTCAAGGAACTCCAGGAGAAGCTCAAGCAGCTAGAACCCAGGGCTCCCTGA
- the CCDC115 gene encoding coiled-coil domain-containing protein 115 isoform X3 has product MFSLKGWLSLSKARYAMGAKSVGPLQYASHMEPQVRVYTSETQDGLQKFWMVRAGTQTPEEVGSREAAFLSSALRRRKGLPRTPEQDSSPAPQNPLKWFGILVPHSLRQAQASFREGLQLAADMASLQSRINWGRSQLKELQEKLKQLEPRAP; this is encoded by the exons ATGTTCAGTTTGAAG GGCTGGCTCTCGCTCTCCAAAGCGCGCTATGCCATGGGTGCCAAGTCAGTAGGGCCCCTGCAGTATGCCTCCCACATGGAGCCCCAGGTCCGCGTCTACACCAG CGAGACTCAGGACGGACTCCAGAAGTTCTGGATGGTGAGAGCCGGCACCCAGACTCCAGAGGAGGTGGGGTCCCGCGAGGCAG CCTTTCTTTCTTCAGCTCTGCGCAGGCGCAAGGGTCTCCCAAGGACCCCAGAGCAAGActcctccccagctccccagAACCCTTTGAAATGGTTTGGAATCCTGGTTCCTCACAGTCTGCGACAAGCTCAAGCCAGCTTCCGGGAGG GTCTGCAGCTGGCTGCAGACATGGCCAGTCTTCAGAGCCGCATCAACTGGGGTCGAAGCCAGCTCAAGGAACTCCAGGAGAAGCTCAAGCAGCTAGAACCCAGGGCTCCCTGA
- the CCDC115 gene encoding coiled-coil domain-containing protein 115 isoform X1: protein MASRDLRAELDFLLLQLLGDLEQLEAKRQALNARVEEGWLSLSKARYAMGAKSVGPLQYASHMEPQVRVYTSETQDGLQKFWMVRAGTQTPEEVGSREAAFLSSALRRRKGLPRTPEQDSSPAPQNPLKWFGILVPHSLRQAQASFREGLQLAADMASLQSRINWGRSQLKELQEKLKQLEPRAP, encoded by the exons ATGGCTTCTCGGGATCTGCGGGCCGAGCTGGACTTTCTTCTCCTGCAGCTCCTCGGAGACCTGGAGCAACTGGAGGCGAAGCGGCAGGCGCTAAACGCCCGGGTGGAGGAG GGCTGGCTCTCGCTCTCCAAAGCGCGCTATGCCATGGGTGCCAAGTCAGTAGGGCCCCTGCAGTATGCCTCCCACATGGAGCCCCAGGTCCGCGTCTACACCAG CGAGACTCAGGACGGACTCCAGAAGTTCTGGATGGTGAGAGCCGGCACCCAGACTCCAGAGGAGGTGGGGTCCCGCGAGGCAG CCTTTCTTTCTTCAGCTCTGCGCAGGCGCAAGGGTCTCCCAAGGACCCCAGAGCAAGActcctccccagctccccagAACCCTTTGAAATGGTTTGGAATCCTGGTTCCTCACAGTCTGCGACAAGCTCAAGCCAGCTTCCGGGAGG GTCTGCAGCTGGCTGCAGACATGGCCAGTCTTCAGAGCCGCATCAACTGGGGTCGAAGCCAGCTCAAGGAACTCCAGGAGAAGCTCAAGCAGCTAGAACCCAGGGCTCCCTGA